The genomic window taatatatgtatatatctatatagatatatgtatatatatatatgtatatatatgtatatatatatatgtatatatatgtatatatatatagatgtatatattatatatatatatgtatctatatatatatatatgtatatatatatataattgtgtatatatatatatatatatatatgtatatatatatgtatatatatatatatatatatgtgtatatatatatatatatatatatatatatatatgtgtatatatatgtgtatatatatatgtatatatgtatgtacacacacacacacactttattttcttttgtgtttaaaGGTCCTGAACAGAGAATTGATTTAAAGTGGATTGTAGCTACACCTTTGGCCAGAATCcatggtgtttttaagggacaaagactctgcTTCCCATGAGTACTAGCACCTACTGTCGTAAGGGCATAATTCTGGCCCAGGCATGTATTTGTTTTGAAGCTATTGAATGAAGAGCGGATCCTCTTTACAagtctgcatttcttttttcaagacaacAAGTTGCAGGGTGCAAAGTGACATTTGAAACGAGACAGGAAGCAAACTTCATAAAATCcgtttgtagtgtagtttagtaactggcgtgaaaacgaaagtgaaacctatCCTGCTTCTATGCTTCTCCTTTACTTCGGAGCTCCAAAGTGTTACTCAGACTGGTGCTCTACGATGTGTCCCAATAATATGCATTTGCACTAgctcaggggtggccaaccctggtcctggagagccacaatcctgcatgttttagatgtatccctcttccaacacacctgattcaaaagatagcttatcatcaagctctgcagaagcctgataacgaccgtcaggtgtgctcgaagagggaaaaatctaaaacatgcaggattgtggctctccaggaccagggttggccacccctgagcTAGTTTTTCCATATAGTATTAAAGCATTTTCATAAattacttcagtcattcaacatcttcatcattctgcattagcagttcagtcctagctgcttcagccttttgcattcacagtattctacttttataattgtcttgttcctgaaggaccgTTTAGTATCTAGGCCccggcatgaacattcaactccatacagaaccatttcagtctcacccccccccttagtttgggactgaaacaatgctctaaataaaacaTTACCAACGCCAAAGAGCTAGCCGTGTGGCTAAGGCAGAAtcgtttactaagtgtttgactgagctaccaacagccactatagtcaaatacaatgttccaatgcatatgtataaagaaaagaagcattctatacctgtttAGAAGGAAGAGGGCCATTTCCAGgtctgttttcatttcttttaactTCCTTAGTGTTATCCATCagttcaatgcagaggtttaccaaTGTTTTAGCCCATGATCTATCACTGTCCCGTTTAGCTCTTCTGTCCTTTTTTtattctgccagtccagctcccgttctagtgtccaccattacaacaaaataaatccaagatatccctttctttaggaaaaaggacagattttactcctcactcgttcagcTTACTTCTTTACTGCTAAACTCTGCCGGTcggtgtggtgttgtcatagtgacataagtctgccgtaaatcagtccagtcttgtccgaccGGACCAGGGAAGCttgaaatagcatttggaaataacctattttggatCTGATAATCTCAGGACCGTTGCAGACTACAGTCAGGCATATAtctaaaaatgtgacttttttaagatcacgcagaaagtctgtatagcacctttaaccgatgaatcgattagttattgaaataatctacagattaattaattattaaaatcatcattagttgcagccctagttaGAATTCATTTCTACATTTTTGAATCTGCATCATTTTTCAAATGCAGGATCAGAATATTGAGTTTTCACGCATATGCAGGTCCTCAGAACTTCCTGCAAAGCTTTaaaatagggctgggcaagttaacgcgttattaccgcattaacgcattcattaaataatgccgacaattttttttatctcccattaatgccgttctgcctttcaagcaagtcttagttcatttatacatacagactcttattttgaaactcatgcttttattttggtgctccacaCGCGCTTCAAAACCTAACGCTCGTgctggtgtagctgagaggagaaaaccggcgaacttttcgagtaatactgaatcaaactttgtttaactgctgcagaagcaacgcctgtatgtatcaatcattctgtcatttgctaaataatttcacatgcaaacgtgccgttagaaaaatgtttgacgttattttggatgtgtttattacaatgtgttattaacatgtttaagataattcgtttatgctagcagtctgagatgggttgctaattctttatgcaggctcatgttaagtttgtgtaaattcattggttgtgtttaggcataatatgccagcctttgaactaacctttccttatttatgatgtgattagctcgatgctaacttgaatgggaaaatccatagacacactaacgattagcatttacagattaatttaagatttacaacgtctttttatccagcaacaaaggttcacatcagagatatttaatactattcattcttacaacaactgaacataaaatactcacttgTTTTTGGGGGCAtaaaaacagagtgaaagaaacgtgtcttcttatgtccgaactgactacggtaacaccgaaaggacaaaacacacgttagtgcaacttattccaaccactagagggccccctttgcttgctttgaacaactgaacatcacatattcttggtcttattagtattagtacttattagtgggcttaagactcctgtcagtcactcacaagcggaaataaactggtgtggacataaacatagagaaaagtaccggtcttttccatggatattttcattttaaatgtcttcagatggtggggttgagaaggacaaagttgtttggaagcactgcaatgtggaattatttttatcaccggagtacttcaggtctgaaatatcacttaaaggaaatacatgctgttgatgctggcaacccccccaatataactatgtgattaatcgcagaaatccatgtgattaattgcgattaaaaaattttatcgctgcccagcactactttaaaataataatagaagaaattacagataaaataagGCCTGTGCTatgttccattgcatttcagtgaccacctcttctgtttctgtgtgttttcatgtagaaagaagccaaaggGGGATTTTAAGTGAAACCTGAAAGTTGTATCTGGAGGAAGACCAAGaccacctgattccagcaaacatggatggaaaacccacctgtgaccagtgtgggaaggcttttACCACAGCAAATGGCTTAAAAattcaccaacgcatccacactggagaaagaccatatgactgtgatcaatgtggaaaggctttcaccacagcaaattACTTAAAAGTCCACGAACGCATCCACACTGAAGAAAGActatatgactgtgaccagtgtgggaaggctttcaccACAGTAAATGCCTTAAAAattcaccaacgcatccacactggagaaagaccatatgactgtgaccagtgtggaagggctttcaccacagcaaattACTTAAAAGTCCACCAACgtattcacactggagaaagaccatatgaatgtgaccagtgtggaaaggcttttCCCACAGCAAATGTCTTAAAAATTCATCAacgtatccacactggagaaagaccatataattgtgaccagtgtggaaaggctttcaacACAGCAAATTATTTGAAAGTCCACcaacgcattcacactggagaaagaccatatgtcTGTGACGAGTGTGGAAAGTCATTCATTAAATCAAGTTATCTTAAAACTCACCAACGtagccacactggagaaagaccatatatctgtgaccagtgtggaaaggatTTCAACACAGCAAATTACTTAAAAATTCACCAACAGATTCATACTGGAATAAGACCATATGGCTGTGACCGGTGTGAGAAGACTTTCACAGCCTTGTCGTCTTTACGTTCTCACCGCCGTGTTCACCACAAGCAGGTGATGTACTCATGTGATAAGTGCACGAAGATATTCTCGTCATCCTTCTCTTACCAGTGTCACCAACAGACCCATATTGGAGAGAATCCTGACCAGTGCAAATTCTGTGACAGATCCTTTATCACAGGTTCACAATTTATCAAGCATGAATATGTAAAACATTGCCATTGTCATTGAAGAACATAACATgcgcacacttgaaaaccctcagtctGACTTGTCAGTGTACATCAAAGTTTTTGTACATATggactgacagacagatggacaataCCCTTTGGCCAGTGTCGCCGAGGGTAAAAAACTGAACAGTTGTTCAAAAATAGTAAGACTTTAGGGGGAGGTCCCAATATGGCTGTGTAGAGCAACAGCATCTGAGTGAATGGGACAACAATTCCCCCAAAGGTTAGAGAAGAATGATTAAAACAACTTCAAATTTACACAAAATGTGCAGGGGATGAAAATAGAGAAGTTTAAGGCTAAAAACGATGACTGAAGAACAGAGAAGAGTTTATGATGAGATGACTGATGGGGAAAATGCAGATCTCACACAGCTTGGGCAAGTTCTAGAGGGACTCACTGCTATCGCGAAAGAATATACAAGACCTCAAAAAGGAGATGGAGCACTTCTCACAATTCAAGGATGAGTTTAAAGAGGTGAAGCGAGAATTTACTGGCTTTAAAGAGGAAATGAATAGAAAAATGGCACAAAATGTCGCAGAAGTACATCGACAGTGGCGGGAAATGACTGAGGCTCAGGTGCAGATAACAGCTGGAGGAGTGGAACGTGAAAGCAAAAGAAACCATCTTATCCCTCTTAAAACAATTGCAACTGTAAGAGAAATTAACCCAAGTGGAAGGACATGGAAGAGTAACTGTTGGACTTATTTAGTATGATGTGAAGGCCTAACTCAGGTCTTCCCCAAATCACTTGGGgggtggaagggggggggggtgccatCCCCCCACTCCTACCAACAGGGAGACATGGGCCTTTTTTGTTGTGGATCCCAGTTACTATGTTCactcatttgtttcatgtttgttcattgtGCTTATGGAAAACAATTAGTTGATAAGATTACTGTGAAGATGGTGTTGAATATTAATGGTTTAAATAATGTCCAAATAAACCATGAAGTGTTAACTAAGTTTAGACAGGAGAATGTCATTCTGTAATAAAGTATGAAATATTAATAAAGATAATATAAGGATCATTTGGATGGGTTTTAATAGTATTGTGAGGAATAGCTCATTGAATACAAACTGTCCACAGTTTTTCACACATAATAATGAGACCCTAAACAATCTCAGTGATGTGGCAAATGGGTTCAACAATTTTTTTGTAGGTGTGGGAGCAAACCTGCAAAAAAGATACAGTCCACCATTAAGAGGGTGGGTGAAAGTTGAAGCTTTTTCTGAGATAAATCGTCACTCACTGTTTCTGAAGGCCATTGATGGAAAAAGAAATTATTGACATTGTCAGAAAGTATAAGAATAAGACGTCCACAGACTGTCATGGCTTTGATATGGGTTTAATCAAAGACATCACTGACACTATAGTAAAATCATTCACTCATATTTGCAACTTGTCTTTTGAAATTGGTGTGTGTCCATCTAAAATGAAAATCACAGAAGTCATCCCATTACATGAGATCAGAGATTCTTGTCAATTCACTAACTATAGGCCAATATCACTACTTTCCCAATTCTCAAAAATATCAAAGAAGTTTTTTGTCAATAGGCTGGATAATTTCACCAATAAATTTAATTTGCTCACTGAAAGTCAGTATGGATTTAGACCTAATAGATCTACTTCTTCGGTATTAATGGGATTAATAGAAGAAATCACAACTGCTATAGATAAGAACCAACATCCAATAAGAGTAATTACAGATTTGAAAAAAGCCTTTGACACCATTGATCATCACATATTGTTAAAACCGGGAAAGTATGGCTTCAGAGGGACTGTTCTGAACTGGATTAAGAATTATTTACGAAATAGGAAACTGTTTAACAGATGGGTGAGTGTAAATCACCTGAATTGAACATTACCTGTGGAG from Sphaeramia orbicularis chromosome 16, fSphaOr1.1, whole genome shotgun sequence includes these protein-coding regions:
- the LOC115435629 gene encoding zinc finger protein 239-like, yielding MDGKPTCDQCGKAFTTANGLKIHQRIHTGERPYDCDQCGKAFTTANYLKVHERIHTEERLYDCDQCGKAFTTVNALKIHQRIHTGERPYDCDQCGRAFTTANYLKVHQRIHTGERPYECDQCGKAFPTANVLKIHQRIHTGERPYNCDQCGKAFNTANYLKVHQRIHTGERPYVCDECGKSFIKSSYLKTHQRSHTGERPYICDQCGKDFNTANYLKIHQQIHTGIRPYGCDRCEKTFTALSSLRSHRRVHHKQVMYSCDKCTKIFSSSFSYQCHQQTHIGENPDQCKFCDRSFITGSQFIKHEYVKHCHCH